One Phocoena sinus isolate mPhoSin1 chromosome 13, mPhoSin1.pri, whole genome shotgun sequence DNA segment encodes these proteins:
- the INO80B gene encoding INO80 complex subunit B isoform X1: MSACVPTIFSPFSLQDPMSKLWRRGSTSGAMEAPEPGEALELSLAGAHGHGVHKKKHKKHKKKHKKKHYQEEEAGPTQPSPAKPQLKLKIKLGGQVLGTKSVPTFTVIPEGPRSPSPLMVVDNEEEPVEGVPLEQYRAWLDEDSNLSPSPLRDLSGALGGQEEEEEQRWLDALEKGELDDNGDLKKEINERLLTARQRALLQKARSQPSPILSLPVAGGCPAPALTEEMLLKREERARKRRLQAARRAEEHKNQTIERLTKTVAPSGRGGRGAARGERRGGRAAAPAPMVRYSSGAQGSTLSFPPGVPAPAPVSQRPSPSAPAPRCSVPGCPHPRRYACSRTGQALCSLQCYRINLQMRLGGPEGPGSPLLAS; this comes from the exons ATGTCTGCTTGTGTTCCGACTATTTTCAGCCCCTTTTCCTTGCAGGACCCCATGAGTAAGCTGTGGCGGCGCGGGAGCACCTCTGGGGCTATGGAGGCCCCTGAGCCGG GGGAAGCCCTGGAGTTGAGTTTGGCGGGTGCCCACGGCCACGGAGTGCACAAGAAAAAGCACAAGAAGCACAAGAagaaacacaagaagaaacactaccaggaagaggaggctgggcccACGCAGCCGTCTCCTGCCAAGCCCCAGCTCAAACTCAAAATCAAGTTGGGCGGGCAGGTCCTGGGCACCAAAAG TGTTCCTACCTTCACTGTGATCCCTGAGGGTCCTCGCTCACCCTCTCCCCTTATGGTTGTGGACAATGAAGAGGAACCTGTGGAAGGAGTCCCCCTTGAGCAGTACCGTGCCTGGCTGG ATGAAGACAGTAatctgtccccctccccactgcgGGACTTGTCCGGGGCCTTAGGGggtcaggaggaagaggaagaacaaagGTGGCTGGATGCTTTGGAGAAGGGGGAGCTGGATGACAATGGAGATCTCAAGAAGGAGATCAATGAACGGCTGCTCACTGCTCGACAG CGAGCTCTGCTGCAGAAGGCTCGAAGTCAGCCTTCCCCGATTCTGTCACTACCTGTGGCCGGGGGGTGCCCAGCCCCCGCTCTCACCGAGGAGATGCTGTTGAAGCGTGAGGAGCGGGCACGGAAGAGGCGGCTGCAGGCGGCTCGGCGGGCGGAGGAGCACAAGAACCAGACTATTGAGCGCCTCACCAAGACTGTGGCGCCCAGCGGGCGGGGAGGCCGAGGGGCTGCGCGGGGCGAGAGGCGTGGAGGGCGGGCCGCGGCCCCGGCCCCCATGGTGCGCTACAGCAGCGGGGCACAAGGTTCCACCCTTTCCTTCCCACCTGGCGTCCCCGCCCCCGCGCCGGTGTCTCAGCGGCCGTCCCCATCTGCCCCTGCGCCTCGGTGCTCTGTCCCCGGCTGTCCACATCCGCGCCGCTATGCCTGCTCCCGCACAGGCCAGGCACTCTGCAGCCTTCAGTGCTACCGCATCAACCTGCAGATGCGGCTGGGTGGGCCTGAGGGCCCCGGATCCCCACTTCTGGCTTCTTAA
- the INO80B gene encoding INO80 complex subunit B isoform X2 encodes MSKLWRRGSTSGAMEAPEPGEALELSLAGAHGHGVHKKKHKKHKKKHKKKHYQEEEAGPTQPSPAKPQLKLKIKLGGQVLGTKSVPTFTVIPEGPRSPSPLMVVDNEEEPVEGVPLEQYRAWLDEDSNLSPSPLRDLSGALGGQEEEEEQRWLDALEKGELDDNGDLKKEINERLLTARQRALLQKARSQPSPILSLPVAGGCPAPALTEEMLLKREERARKRRLQAARRAEEHKNQTIERLTKTVAPSGRGGRGAARGERRGGRAAAPAPMVRYSSGAQGSTLSFPPGVPAPAPVSQRPSPSAPAPRCSVPGCPHPRRYACSRTGQALCSLQCYRINLQMRLGGPEGPGSPLLAS; translated from the exons ATGAGTAAGCTGTGGCGGCGCGGGAGCACCTCTGGGGCTATGGAGGCCCCTGAGCCGG GGGAAGCCCTGGAGTTGAGTTTGGCGGGTGCCCACGGCCACGGAGTGCACAAGAAAAAGCACAAGAAGCACAAGAagaaacacaagaagaaacactaccaggaagaggaggctgggcccACGCAGCCGTCTCCTGCCAAGCCCCAGCTCAAACTCAAAATCAAGTTGGGCGGGCAGGTCCTGGGCACCAAAAG TGTTCCTACCTTCACTGTGATCCCTGAGGGTCCTCGCTCACCCTCTCCCCTTATGGTTGTGGACAATGAAGAGGAACCTGTGGAAGGAGTCCCCCTTGAGCAGTACCGTGCCTGGCTGG ATGAAGACAGTAatctgtccccctccccactgcgGGACTTGTCCGGGGCCTTAGGGggtcaggaggaagaggaagaacaaagGTGGCTGGATGCTTTGGAGAAGGGGGAGCTGGATGACAATGGAGATCTCAAGAAGGAGATCAATGAACGGCTGCTCACTGCTCGACAG CGAGCTCTGCTGCAGAAGGCTCGAAGTCAGCCTTCCCCGATTCTGTCACTACCTGTGGCCGGGGGGTGCCCAGCCCCCGCTCTCACCGAGGAGATGCTGTTGAAGCGTGAGGAGCGGGCACGGAAGAGGCGGCTGCAGGCGGCTCGGCGGGCGGAGGAGCACAAGAACCAGACTATTGAGCGCCTCACCAAGACTGTGGCGCCCAGCGGGCGGGGAGGCCGAGGGGCTGCGCGGGGCGAGAGGCGTGGAGGGCGGGCCGCGGCCCCGGCCCCCATGGTGCGCTACAGCAGCGGGGCACAAGGTTCCACCCTTTCCTTCCCACCTGGCGTCCCCGCCCCCGCGCCGGTGTCTCAGCGGCCGTCCCCATCTGCCCCTGCGCCTCGGTGCTCTGTCCCCGGCTGTCCACATCCGCGCCGCTATGCCTGCTCCCGCACAGGCCAGGCACTCTGCAGCCTTCAGTGCTACCGCATCAACCTGCAGATGCGGCTGGGTGGGCCTGAGGGCCCCGGATCCCCACTTCTGGCTTCTTAA
- the WBP1 gene encoding WW domain-binding protein 1 — protein MARASGGNGSEEDWGALRVPQQQLRELCPGVNNQPYLCESGHCCGETGCCTYYYELWWFWLLWTVLILFSCCCAFRHRRAKLRLQQQQRQREINLLAYHGACHGAGPVPPGSLLDLRLLSTFKPPAYEDVVHRPGTPPPPYSAASGCPSTASSECTCCSSASSCPAHQEGTNVQDVSSHQSDPPHQEGEPGAGVSPAPTPPFCRYRRLTGDSGIELCPCPDSSEGEPVKEARASATPPDVEDQSPVHGP, from the exons ATGGCTCGGGCCAGCGGCGGGAACGGCAGCGAGGAGGACTGGGGGGCACTTCGGGTGCCGCAACAGCAG CTTCGAGAGCTGTGCCCAGGAGTGAACAACCAGCCTTACCTCTGTGAGAGTGGTCACTGCTGCGGGGAGACTGGCTGCTGCACCTACTACTATGAGCTCTGGT GGTTCTGGCTGCTCTGGACTGTCCTCATTCTCTTTAGCTGCTGTTGTGCCTTCCGCCATCGACGAGCTAAACTCCGGCTGCAGCAACAGCAGCGGCAGCGTGAGATCAACTTGTTGGCCTACCACGGGGCATGCCATGGGGCTGGCCCTGTCCCTCCCGGTTCACTGCTTGATCTTC GCCTCCTCAGCACCTTCAAACCCCCAGCCTACGAGGATGTGGTTCACCGCCCAGGCACACCGCCGCCTCCTTACTCTGCAGCCTCAGGCTGCCCCTCGACTGCTTCCAGCGAATGCACCTGCTGCTCCTCTGCTTCTAGCTGCCCTGCCCACCAAGAGGGGACAAATGTGCAAGATGTTTCCTCCCACCAGAGTGACCCTCCTCATCAGGAGggtgagcctggggctggggtgagCCCTGCCCCCACACCACCCTTCTGCCGCTATCGCCGCTTGACTGGGGACTCAGGTATTGAGCTCTGCCCTTGTCCTGACTCCAGTGAGGGGGAGCCAGTCAAGGAGGCTAGGGCTAGTGCCACCCCACCAGATGTGGAGGACCAGTCCCCTGTGCACGGCCCCTAA
- the MOGS gene encoding mannosyl-oligosaccharide glucosidase, which produces MARGERRRRGAPADGARTVERAARGGPARREGRGGRPRGAAAGAALAVVVLSLALGLSGCWLLAWHRARRAVTLHSAPPALPPDSSSPAVAPDLFWGTYRPHVYFGMKTRSPQPLLTGLMWAQQGTTPGTPKLRHTCEQGDGVGPYGWEFHDGLSFGRQHIQDGTLRLTTEFVKRPGGQHGGNWSWRVTVEPQASGTSALPLVSLFFYVVTDGKEVLVPEVGAKGQLKFISGHTSELGDFRFTLMPPTSPGDTAPKYGSYNVFWSSNPGLPLLTEMVKSRLNNWFQHRPPEASPERYLGLPGSLKWEDRGPSGQGQGQGQFLIQQVTLKVPFSVELVFESGSAQAGGSQALEQLAGSLLTQALESHAEAFRERFEKTFRLKEKGLSPEEQALGQVALSGLLGGIGYFYGQGLVLPDMEVEGSKQKVDPVLFPPVPLFTAVPSRSFFPRGFLWDEGFHQLVIQRWDPQLTREAIGHWLGLLNADGWIGREQVLGDEARARVPSEFLVQRTAHANPPTLLLPIAHMLEGGDPADYAFLRRAFPRLRAWFSWLHQSQAGPVPLSYRWRGRDPALPTLLNPKTLPSGLDDYPRASHPSSTERHLDLRCWVALGARVLMRLAEQLGEAEAAAELGPLAASLEAEESLDELHWAPELGVFADFGNHTKAVQLKPRPPQGLVRVVGRPNPRLQYVDALGYVSLFPFLLRLLDPNSSRLGPLLDVLADSRQLWSPFGLRSLAATSPFYSQRNSEHDPPYWRGAVWLNVNYLALGALHYYGHLKGPYQARAAKLHRELRTNLVSNVRRQYQATGFLWEQYSDQDGRGMGCRPFQGWTSLVLLAMAEDY; this is translated from the exons ATGGCTCGGGGCGAGCGGCGGCGCCGCGGAGCGCCGGCAGACGGAGCGCGGACCGTTGAGAGGGCGGCTCGGGGCGGCCCCGCGCGACGAGAAGGCCGGGGCGGCAGGCCCCGGGGCGCGGCTGCGGGAGCCGCTCTGGCCGTCGTGGTCCTGTCTCTGGCCCTGGGCCTGTCGGGATGCTGGCTGCTGGCATGGCACCGTGCGCGGCGGGCTGTCACGCTGCACTCCGCGCCCCCGGCGTTGCCTCCCGACTCTTCCAGCCCCGCCGTGGCCCCGGACCTCTTCTGGGGCACCTACCGTCCTCACGTTTACTTCGGCATGAAGACCCGCAGTCCGCAGCCCCTCCTCACCG GACTGATGTGGGCGCAGCAAGGCACCACCCCGGGGACCCCTAAGCTCAGGCACACGTGTGAGCAGGGGGACGGCGTGGGTCCCTATGGCTGGGAGTTCCACGACGGTCTCTCCTTCGGGCGGCAACACATCCAGGATGGGACCTTAAGGCTCACCACTGAGTTCGTCAAGAGGCCTGGGGGTCAACACGGAGGGAACTGGAGCTGGAGAGTGACTGTAGAGCCTCAG GCCTCAGGTACCTCTGCTCTCCCTTTGGTGTCCTTGTTCTTCTATGTGGTAACAGATGGCAAAGAAGTCCTAGTGCCAGAGGTTGGGGCTAAGGGGCAGTTGAAGTTCATCAGTGGACACACCAGTGAACTTGGTGACTTCCGCTTTACACTTATGCCACCAACCAGTCCAGGAGATACAGCCCCCAAGTATGGCAG CTACAATGTCTTCTGGTCCTCCAACCCAGGACTTCCCTTGCTGACAGAGATGGTGAAGAGCCGCCTAAATAACTGGTTTCAGCATCGGCCCCCAGAGGCTTCCCCTGAACGCTACCTCGGCTTGCCAGGATCTCTGAAGTGGGAGGACAGAGGCCCAAGTGGGCAAGGACAGGGACAAGGGCAATTTTTGATACAACAGGTGACACTGAAAGTCCCCTTTTCTGTGGAGTTGGTGTTTGAATCAGGCAGTGCCCAGGCAGGAGGAAGCCAAGCCCTAGAGCAGCTGGCAGGCAGCCTGCTGACCCAGGCCCTGGAAAGCCATGCTGAAGCCTTTAGAGAGCGCTTTGAGAAGACCTTTCGGCTGAAGGAGAAGGGCCTGAGCCCTGAGGAGCAGGCTTTGGGTCAGGTTGCCCTCAGTGGTCTTCTTGGTGGTATTGGCTACTTCTATGGACAGGGTCTGGTGTTGCCAGACATGGAGGTTGAGGGGTCTAAGCAGAAGGTGGACCCAGTCCTCTTTCCACCTGTCCCTCTTTTCACAGCAGTGCCCTCCCGGTCATTCTTCCCGCGAGGTTTCCTGTGGGACGAGGGCTTTCACCAGCTGGTGATCCAACGGTGGGATCCCCAGCTCACCCGGGAGGCCATAGGCCACTGGCTGGGGCTGCTAAATGCCGACGGCTGGATTGGGCGGGAGCAGGTGCTGGGGGATGAGGCCAGAGCCCGGGTGCCCTCAGAGTTCCTGGTGCAACGGACAGCCCACGCCAACCCCCCAACTCTGCTTTTGCCTATAGCCCACATGCTAGAGGGTGGTGACCCTGCCGACTACGCCTTCCTCCGCAGGGCCTTCCCCCGCCTGCGTGCCTGGTTCTCCTGGCTTCATCAGAGCCAGGCAGGGCCAGTGCCACTATCTTACCGCTGGCGGGGCCGGGACCCAGCCTTGCCAACCCTACTGAACCCCAAGACGCTGCCTTCAGGGTTGGATGACTATCCCCGGGCTTCACACCCTTCATCCACTGAGCGGCACCTGGACCTGCGGTGCTGGGTGGCACTGGGTGCCCGTGTGCTGATGCGGCTAGCGGAGCAGCTGGGAGAGGCTGAGGCAGCTGCAGAGCTGGGCCCACTGGCTGCCTCCCTGGAAGCAGAGGAGAGCCTGGATGAGCTGCATTGGGCCCCAGAGCTAGGAGTTTTTGCAGACTTTGGGAATCACACAAAAGCAGTGCAGCTGAAGCCTAGACCCCCTCAGGGCCTGGTGCGAGTGGTGGGCCGGCCCAACCCTCGCCTACAATATGTGGATGCCTTGGGCTATGTCAGTCTTTTCCCCTTCCTGCTGAGGCTACTGGACCCCAACTCATCCCGCCTTGGACCCCTGCTGGATGTTCTAGCCGATAGCCGCCAGCTCTGGAGCCCCTTTGGTTTGCGCTCCCTTGCAGCAACCAGCCCCTTTTACAGCCAGCGCAATTCAGAGCACGACCCTCCCTACTGGCGAGGTGCTGTGTGGCTCAATGTCAACTACCTGGCATTGGGGGCTCTTCACTACTATGGGCATCTGAAGGGTCCCTACCAGGCCCGTGCTGCCAAGCTCCACAGAGAGCTCCGTACCAATCTGGTGAGCAACGTGAGGCGGCAGTACCAGGCCACGGGCTTCCTGTGGGAGCAATACAGTGACCAGGATGGGCGAGGCATGGGCTGCCGCCCTTTCCAGGGCTGGACCAGCCTCGTCCTACTGGCCATGGCTGAAGACTACTGA